One part of the Rhodococcus oxybenzonivorans genome encodes these proteins:
- a CDS encoding tRNA (cytidine(34)-2'-O)-methyltransferase yields MFRVMFHEPRIPPNTGNAIRLVAGTGCELHLVGPLGFDLSEPKLKRAGLDYHDLASVTVHENLDAAWAAVEPARVFAFTAHATVSYADISYEPGDVLLFGPEPTGLSQEVLSDPHVTERLRIPMLPGRRSLNLSNAAALVTYEAWRQHGFRGAAL; encoded by the coding sequence GTGTTCCGAGTGATGTTCCACGAGCCCCGTATTCCACCCAACACCGGCAACGCCATCCGCCTGGTGGCAGGCACGGGATGTGAGCTGCATCTGGTGGGGCCGCTGGGGTTCGACCTCTCGGAACCGAAACTCAAGCGCGCGGGGCTCGATTACCATGACCTGGCGTCTGTGACCGTCCACGAAAATCTGGACGCCGCGTGGGCGGCAGTCGAACCGGCGCGAGTGTTCGCCTTCACAGCCCATGCCACCGTGTCGTACGCCGATATCTCCTACGAACCGGGCGACGTACTGCTCTTCGGCCCGGAACCCACCGGGCTGTCGCAGGAGGTGCTGTCCGACCCGCACGTGACGGAACGCCTGCGCATCCCGATGTTGCCCGGCCGGCGGTCGTTGAATCTGTCGAATGCCGCTGCTCTGGTGACGTACGAGGCGTGGCGGCAGCACGGATTCAGAGGGGCTGCGCTGTAA